The following are encoded together in the Bos taurus isolate L1 Dominette 01449 registration number 42190680 breed Hereford chromosome 10, ARS-UCD2.0, whole genome shotgun sequence genome:
- the ACOT4 gene encoding acyl-CoA thioesterase 4: MGCDCASGMTVTVTLEPAGRCRWDEPVRIAVRGLAPGQPVTLRASLRDEKGALFRAHARYCADATGLLDLERAPALGGSFAGLEPMGLFWALEPEKPFWRFLKRDVQTPFVVELEVLDGHEPKAQRLLGRAVHERDFLAPGVRREPVRAGRVRATLFLPPGSGPFPGIIDIFGIGGGLLEYRASLLAGHGFATLALAYYDFDDLPKKFDMIHLEYFEEALCYMLQHSQIKGTRIGLLGISLGADICLSMASFLKNISATVSINGSGFSGHRVIHYKDSNIPPLGHDLRRVKVAFSGLLDIVDVRNDIIGGCENPCMIPIEKAQGPILFIVGQDDHNWRSELYAQIASERLQAHGKEKPQIISYPGTGHYIEPPYFPMCPASLHKLLDKPVMWGGEPRAHSKAQVDAWKEILTFFTKHLGPSPKL; the protein is encoded by the exons ATGGGCTGCGACTGTGCGTCTGGAATGACAGTGACAGTGACGCTGGAGCCCGCGGGCCGCTGCCGCTGGGACGAGCCCGTGCGCATCGCTGTGCGCGGCCTGGCCCCGGGGCAGCCGGTCACGCTGCGCGCGTCCCTGCGCGACGAGAAGGGCGCGCTCTTCAGGGCCCACGCGCGCTACTGCGCCGACGCCACCGGCCTGCTGGACCTGGAGCGCGCGCCCGCGCTGGGCGGCAGCTTCGCGGGGCTCGAGCCCATGGGGCTCTTTTGGGCTCTGGAGCCCGAGAAGCCTTTTTGGCGATTTCTGAAGAGGGATGTGCAGACGCCCTTCGTCGTGGAGCTGGAGGTGCTCGACGGTCACGAGCCCAAGGCCCAGCGGCTTCTGGGCCGGGCGGTGCACGAGCGCGACTTCCTGGCCCCCGGGGTGCGGCGCGAGCCGGTGCGCGCGGGCCGGGTGCGCGCCACGCTCTTCCTGCCGCCAG GATCTGGACCTTTCCCAGGGATCATTGACATCTTCGGTATTGGAGGAGGCCTATTGGAATATCGGGCCAGTCTTTTGGCTGGCCACGGCTTTGCCACATTGGCTCTAGCTTATTATGACTTTGATGATCTTCCCAAGAAATTTGACATGATACACCTGGAGTATTTTGAAGAAGCCCTGTGCTACATGCTTCAACACAGCCAG aTAAAGGGCACACGCATTGGGCTTCTGGGCATTTCTTTAGGGGCTGATATTTGTCTCTCCATGGCCTCATTTTTGAAGAACATCTCAGCCACAGTTTCCATCAATGGATCTGGGTTCAGTGGACACAGAGTCATACACTACAAGGACAGCAACATTCCACCACTGGGCCATGACCTGAGGCGAGTGAAGGTAGCTTTCTCAGGCCTCCTAGACATTGTGGATGTAAGGAATGATATTATAGGGGGATGTGAGAACCCCTGCATGATTCCAATAGAGAAGGCCCAAGGGCCCATCCTCTTCATTGTTGGTCAGGATGACCATAACTGGAGGAGTGAGCTTTATGCCCAGATAGCCTCTGAACGGTTACAGGCCCATGGAAAGGAAAAACCCCAGATCATCTCTTATCCTGGGACCGGGCACTATATTGAGCCTCCTTATTTTCCCATGTGCCCAGCTTCTTTGCACAAATTATTGGACAAACCCGTGATGTGGGGTGGGGAGCCCAGGGCTCATTCTAAGGCCCAGGTAGATGCGTGGAAGGAAATTCTAACCTTCTTCACCAAACACCTTGGACCTTCCCCCAAATTGTAA